The genomic region AAAGCGGTAATACTGGCAGGGGGACTAGGAACGCGGATAAGTGAAGAGACAACAATCAAACCAAAACCAATGGTAGAGATTGGGGGAAAACCGATACTGTGGCACATTATGAAA from Gloeocapsopsis sp. IPPAS B-1203 harbors:
- a CDS encoding sugar phosphate nucleotidyltransferase; the encoded protein is MKAVILAGGLGTRISEETTIKPKPMVEIGGKPILWHIMK